The Flavobacteriales bacterium nucleotide sequence CCTCAGAAGGAACATAACCTCTACCTTTATCTACGGTAATCTCAATTTCAAAATTCACGAAAGGCTCCATATCACAAATCACCAAATCAGGATTTAAAATCTCGAAAGCATTTGTGTATCTTGAAATATCACCTGCCGTGAAAATTTCCTTTCCTTTTATCGAAACAAATATTTTTTCTACCTCGTGTCCTTGAGCAATTCGTTTAAAACGAACTTGTTTCAAGTTCAAAATCATTTCAGTAATATCCTGAGAAACTCCTTTGATGGTTGAAAATTCGTGATCAACCCCAGGAATTTTGATTGAAGTGATTGCATATCCCTCTAACGAAGAAAGCAAAACTCTTCTCATTGCATTACCAACAGTTACTCCATAACCTTTTTCTAGGGGAGAAAATTCGAACAACCCATAGTTGTCCGTGTCTTTATGCATGATAACTTTATCGGGCTTCTGAAAATCTAATATTGCCATTTTTGCTTTTTTGTTAAGGTGATTATTTAGAATACAACTCTACAATTAACTGTTCCTTAATGTTTTCAGGAATTTCATCTCTTTCTGGGTAATTCAAAAAAGTACCTGTGAAGCTGGTATTTTCCCAAGCCAACCAGCTAAAAGATTTTCTACGAGCCAAAGAATCAGTTATCAATTCAAGCGATTTTGATTTCTCACGTACAGAAACCACATCGCCAGGGCTTAGTTGGTAAGATGGGATGTTGGTAACGTGTCCGTTAACCAAAATATGTTTGTGCGAAACCAACTGACGAGCACCGCTTCTTGTTTTGCAAATACCAAGTCTAAACACAGTATTGTCTAAACGGCTTTCCAAAAATTTAAGAAGGTTTTCGCCAGTAATACCCTTTTTACGGGCAGCTTTATCAAATGTGTTAGCGAATTGACGCTCTAACACACCATAAGTGTATTTTGCCTTTTGCTTTTCGGCCAATTGCATGGCGTACTCAGATTTTTTTCCTCTTTTTCGGGAATTTCCATGCATTCCCGGAGGGTAGTTCTTTTTTTCAAGGGCTCTGTCAGGGCCAAAAATTGGCTCTCTAAATTTACGAGCAATTTTGGATTTAGGACCAGTGTATCTTGCCATTATCTTTTATAATAAATAATTAGGACTAAACTCTTCTTCTTTTTGGTGGGCGACAACCGTTGTGTGGCATAGGCGTAACGTCTGTTATAGACATAACCTCGATGCCCGCTGCGGCAATAGTTCTGATGGCAGACTCTCTACCTGCTCCAGGACCTTTTACATAAACGTCAACTTTTCTAATTCCGGCATCAGCGGCCACTTTAGCACAATCTCCAGCAGCTGTTTGTCCTGCATACGGGGTGTTCTTTTTTGACCCTCTAAAACCCATTTTTCCAGCACTCGACCA carries:
- the rpsD gene encoding 30S ribosomal protein S4, with the protein product MARYTGPKSKIARKFREPIFGPDRALEKKNYPPGMHGNSRKRGKKSEYAMQLAEKQKAKYTYGVLERQFANTFDKAARKKGITGENLLKFLESRLDNTVFRLGICKTRSGARQLVSHKHILVNGHVTNIPSYQLSPGDVVSVREKSKSLELITDSLARRKSFSWLAWENTSFTGTFLNYPERDEIPENIKEQLIVELYSK
- the rpsK gene encoding 30S ribosomal protein S11 — translated: MATNKKVVKKRKVVVDANGKVFVKASFNNLIVSITNSQGQVVSWSSAGKMGFRGSKKNTPYAGQTAAGDCAKVAADAGIRKVDVYVKGPGAGRESAIRTIAAAGIEVMSITDVTPMPHNGCRPPKRRRV